In one window of Cololabis saira isolate AMF1-May2022 chromosome 23, fColSai1.1, whole genome shotgun sequence DNA:
- the LOC133424551 gene encoding zinc finger protein 436-like, producing MVPLRPPCRWVGVPLVPLRLARTLVLLRLARTLVLLRLARTLVLLRLARTLVPLRLARTLVPLVPSSCRGSLVPSSCRGSLVTSSSCGSLVTLSCCGSLVPSSCCGSLVPSSCCGSLVPLLRLARTLVPLRLARTLVLLQLARTLVLLRLACTLVLLLRLARTLVPLRLARTLVLLQLARTLVPLHLACTLVLLLRLARTLVLLRLARTLVPLRLARTLVPLRLARTLVPLRLARTLVLLRLARTLVLLWLARTLVLLRLARTLVLLLRLARTLNHKGRPKRHWCDDCKQVFTTSSNLKIHKKTHTGDKPYSCDQCGAVFAQKGNLKQHQRIHTGDKPYRCDQCGAAFAEQGALRRHQRIHTGDKPCRCDQCGVAFVRQDHLKQHQRIHTGDEPYRCDQCGAAFAQKGALRSHQRIHTGEKPYRCDQCGATFAQQGDLRTHQRIHTGEKPYRCDQCGATFAHQGTLTSHQRIHAGEKPYRCDQCGATFTTSSNLRVHQRIHTGDKPYRCDQCGAAFAQQGALTSHQRIHTVDKPYRCDQCGVIFARQDSLKRHQRIHTGEKPYRCDQCGATFTTSSNLRSHQRIHTGEKPYRCYQCGAAFAQQGALRSHQRIHTG from the exons ATGGTTCCACTCAGGCCCCCATGCCGGTGGGTCGGGGTGCCCCTCGTCCCGCTGCGGCTCGCTCGTACCCTCGTCCTGCTGCGGCTCGCTCGTACCCTCGTCCTGCTGCGGCTCGCTCGTACCCTCGTCCTGCTGCGGCTCGCTCGTACCCTCGTCCCGCTGCGGCTCGCTCGTACCCTCGTCCCGCTCGTACCCTCGTCCTGCCGCGGCTCGCTCGTACCCTCGTCCTGCCGCGGCTCGCTCGTAACCTCGTCCTCCTGCGGCTCGCTCGTAACCTTGTCCTGCTGCGGCTCGCTCGTACCTTCGTCCTGCTGCGGCTCGCTCGTACCCTCGTCCTGCTGCGGCTCACTCGTACCTCTGCTGCGGCTCGCTCGTACCCTCGTCCCGCTGCGGCTCGCTCGTACCCTCGTCCTCCTGCAGCTCGCTCGTACCCTCGTCCTGCTGCGGCTCGCTTGTACCCTCGTCCTGCTGCTGCGGCTCGCTCGTACCCTCGTCCCACTGCGGCTCGCTCGTACCCTCGTCCTCCTGCAGCTCGCTCGTACCCTCGTCCCGCTGCATCTCGCTTGTACCCTCGTCCTGCTGCTGCGGCTCGCTCGTACCCTCGTCCTGCTGCGGCTCGCTCGTACCCTCGTCCCGCTGCGGCTCGCTCGTACCCTCGTCCCGCTGCGGCTCGCTCGTACCCTCGTCCCGCTGCGGCTCGCTCGTACCCTCGTCCTGCTGCGGCTCGCTCGTACCCTCGTCCTGCTGTGGCTCGCTCGTACCCTCGTCCTGCTGCGGCTCGCTCGTACCCTCGTCCTGCTGCTGCGGCTCGCTCGTACCCTC aatcataaaggaaGACCCAAAAGACACTGGTGTGATGATTGCAAGCAAGTgttcaccacttcatcaaacctgaagatacataagaaaactcacactggtgataaaccgtacagctgtgatcagtgtggagcggttTTTGCCCAAAAAGGTAACTTAAAgcaacaccaacgtattcacactggagacaagccttacagatgtgatcagtgtggagcggcttttgccgagCAAGGTGCTTTAAggagacaccaacgtattcacactggagacaagccttgcagatgtgatcagtgtggagtggcTTTTGTCCGACAAGATCATCTAAAgcaacaccaacgtattcacactggagacgagccttacagatgtgatcagtgtggagcggcttttgcccaaaaAGGTGCTTtaaggagtcaccaacgtattcacactggagaaaagccttacagatgtgatcagtgtggagcgacttttgcccagcaaggtgatttaaggactcaccaacgtattcacactggagaaaagccttacagatgtgatcagtgtggagcgactTTTGCCCATCAAGGTACTttaacgagtcaccaacgtattcacgctggagaaaagccttacagatgtgatcagtgtggagcgacttttaccacatcaagtaatCTAAGAGtccaccaacgtattcacactggagacaagccttacagatgtgatcagtgtggagcagcttttgcccagcaaggtgctttaacgagtcaccaacgtattcacactgtagacaagccttacagatgtgatcagtgtggagtgaTTTTTGCCCGACAAGATAGCCTAAAgcgacaccaacgtattcacactggagaaaagccttacagatgtgatcagtgtggagcgacttttaccacatcaagtaatctaaggagtcaccaacgtattcacactggagaaaagccttacagatgttatcaatgtggagcagcttttgcccagcaaggtgctttaaggagtcaccaacgtattcacactggataa
- the LOC133424457 gene encoding zinc finger protein 502-like, translating to MDLREELDMNHKGRPKRHWCDDCKQVFTTSSNLKIHKKTHTGDKPYSCDQCGAVFAQKGNLKQHQRIHTGDKPYRCDQCGAAFAEQGALRRHQRIHTGDKPCRCDQCGVAFVRQDHLKQHQRIHTGDEPYRCDQCGAAFAQKGALRSHQRIHTGEKPYRCDQCGATFAQQGDLRTHQRIHTGEKPYRCDQCGATFAHQGTLTSHQRIHAGEKPYRCDQCGATFTTSSNLRVHQRIHTGDKPYRCDQCGAAFAQQGALTSHQRIHTVDKPYRCDQCGVIFARQDSLKRHQRIHTGEKPYRCDQCGATFTTSSNLRSHQRIHTGEKPYRCYQCGAAFAQQGALRSHQRIHTG from the coding sequence aatcataaaggaaGACCCAAAAGACACTGGTGTGATGATTGCAAGCAAGTgttcaccacttcatcaaacctgaagatacataagaaaactcacactggtgataaaccgtacagctgtgatcagtgtggagcggttTTTGCCCAAAAAGGTAACTTAAAgcaacaccaacgtattcacactggagacaagccttacagatgtgatcagtgtggagcggcttttgccgagCAAGGTGCTTTAAggagacaccaacgtattcacactggagacaagccttgcagatgtgatcagtgtggagtggcTTTTGTCCGACAAGATCATCTAAAgcaacaccaacgtattcacactggagacgagccttacagatgtgatcagtgtggagcggcttttgcccaaaaAGGTGCTTtaaggagtcaccaacgtattcacactggagaaaagccttacagatgtgatcagtgtggagcgacttttgcccagcaaggtgatttaaggactcaccaacgtattcacactggagaaaagccttacagatgtgatcagtgtggagcgactTTTGCCCATCAAGGTACTttaacgagtcaccaacgtattcacgctggagaaaagccttacagatgtgatcagtgtggagcgacttttaccacatcaagtaatCTAAGAGtccaccaacgtattcacactggagacaagccttacagatgtgatcagtgtggagcagcttttgcccagcaaggtgctttaacgagtcaccaacgtattcacactgtagacaagccttacagatgtgatcagtgtggagtgaTTTTTGCCCGACAAGATAGCCTAAAgcgacaccaacgtattcacactggagaaaagccttacagatgtgatcagtgtggagcgacttttaccacatcaagtaatctaaggagtcaccaacgtattcacactggagaaaagccttacagatgttatcaatgtggagcagcttttgcccagcaaggtgctttaaggagtcaccaacgtattcacactggataa